A single window of Nicotiana tomentosiformis chromosome 1, ASM39032v3, whole genome shotgun sequence DNA harbors:
- the LOC138910507 gene encoding uncharacterized protein: MYDGVKTRVRTVGGNLDQFSVMMGLHQGSALSPFLFSLVMDVLAFHIQGEVSCCMLFADGIVLIDETRDGVNVQLEVWRQTLEFKVFKLSRTKTEYLKCKFSGEIQLGEGEVRLDSQVIPRRGIFKYLGSIIQGGREINEYVTHCIGAGWMERRLIFGVLCDKKVPPKLKGKFYRVVVRPTMLYGAECCPVKIAHVQKMKVAEMRML, from the coding sequence atgtatgatggagtaaagacccgagtgaggacagTGGGCGGGAACTTGGACCAGttttcggttatgatggggttgcatcaagggtcggcactcagcccttttttgttttcTCTAGTGATGGACGTACTAGCGttccacatccaaggggaggtgtcgtgttgcatgttatttgcagatggtATTGTATTAATTGATGAGACGCGAGACGGTGTGAATgtgcaattagaggtatggaggcagaccttGGAATTTAAAgttttcaagttgagcaggaccaagacagaatacttgaagtgtaagttcagtggcgagattCAATTAGGGGAAggagaggtgaggctggactcacaggtcatccctaggagaggaatttttaagtaccttgggtctattattcaaggTGGTAGGGAGATTAATGAATATGTCACACAttgtattggggcgggatggatggaAAGGAGACTCATTtttggtgttttgtgtgacaagaaggtgccaccgaaacttaaaggcaaattctacagagtggtggtcagaccaacgatgttgtatggggctgagtgttgccCAGTCAAGATAGCtcatgtccaaaagatgaaggtagcagagatgaggatgttgtaG